The Xanthobacter flavus genome includes a window with the following:
- a CDS encoding metal ABC transporter permease: MNLYDTFIAPFAEFEFMRRALAGVFALSLGAGPVGAFLMLRRMSLTGDAMAHAILPGAAIGFLFAGLNLYAMTVGGLAAGLLVAVGAGVVARATGMKEDASLAAFYLISLALGVLIVSLRGSNVDLLHVLFGTVLGIDDATLMLIAGITTLTLLTLAVVWRPLVLECVDPTFLASVSRSGGVSHIAFLSLVVLNLVGGFHALGTLLSVGLMMLPAATARFFVRDLTALVTTATLIAFGSGVAGLLVSYHLGTPSGPSIILVAGLAYAFAVIFGPIGGLAGRLVPRRHLEA; this comes from the coding sequence ATGAACCTGTACGACACCTTCATCGCTCCCTTCGCGGAGTTCGAGTTCATGCGGCGGGCACTCGCCGGCGTGTTCGCGCTCTCGCTGGGCGCTGGCCCGGTGGGCGCCTTCCTGATGCTGCGGCGCATGTCGCTGACGGGCGATGCCATGGCCCATGCCATCCTGCCCGGCGCGGCCATCGGCTTCCTGTTCGCCGGCCTCAATCTCTACGCCATGACCGTGGGCGGCCTCGCGGCGGGCCTGCTGGTGGCGGTCGGCGCGGGCGTGGTGGCGCGGGCGACGGGCATGAAGGAAGACGCCTCGCTCGCCGCCTTCTATCTCATCTCGCTGGCGCTGGGCGTGCTCATCGTCTCGCTGCGCGGCTCCAACGTGGACCTGCTGCACGTTCTCTTCGGCACCGTGCTGGGCATCGACGATGCGACGCTGATGCTGATCGCCGGCATCACCACCCTGACGCTCCTCACCCTCGCCGTGGTGTGGCGGCCGCTGGTGCTGGAATGCGTGGACCCGACCTTCCTGGCCTCGGTCAGCCGAAGCGGCGGGGTCAGCCACATCGCCTTCCTGTCGCTGGTGGTGCTGAACCTCGTGGGCGGCTTCCACGCCCTCGGCACGCTTCTGTCGGTGGGGCTGATGATGCTGCCGGCGGCGACCGCGCGCTTCTTCGTGCGCGACCTCACGGCCCTCGTCACCACCGCGACGCTGATCGCCTTCGGCTCGGGCGTGGCGGGGCTGCTCGTGTCCTACCACCTCGGCACGCCGTCCGGCCCGTCCATCATCCTGGTCGCCGGGCTCGCCTATGCGTTCGCCGTCATTTTCGGGCCGATCGGCGGGCTT
- the aztA gene encoding zinc ABC transporter ATP-binding protein AztA, with the protein MSAQISFRNLTLGYERHPAVHHLSGEVEKGALLAICGANGAGKSTLLKGIGGALKPLGGTIDRHGLDPREIAYLPQGAEIDRSFPIHVYDMVSMGLWRRAGLFGGIGRADREKIEHAIAAVGLEGFENRPIGTLSGGQMQRTLFARLLLQDARVILLDEPFTALDAKTVSDLVELVRRWHGEKRTVIAVLHDFDLVRATFPQTLLLARTPVAWGPTAEALGPDNLLKARRMGEAWKDDAVPCSDAA; encoded by the coding sequence ATGAGCGCGCAGATCTCGTTCCGCAACCTCACCCTCGGCTATGAGCGCCACCCGGCCGTCCATCACCTCTCCGGTGAGGTGGAGAAAGGCGCGCTGCTGGCCATCTGCGGCGCCAACGGCGCCGGCAAGTCCACCCTGCTCAAGGGCATCGGCGGCGCGCTGAAGCCGCTCGGCGGCACCATCGACCGCCATGGCCTCGACCCGCGCGAGATCGCCTACCTGCCGCAGGGCGCCGAGATCGACCGCAGCTTCCCCATCCATGTCTATGACATGGTGTCCATGGGCCTGTGGCGGCGCGCCGGCCTGTTCGGCGGCATCGGCCGGGCCGATCGCGAGAAGATCGAGCACGCCATCGCCGCCGTCGGCCTCGAAGGCTTCGAGAACCGGCCCATCGGCACGCTCTCCGGCGGGCAGATGCAGCGCACCCTGTTCGCCCGCCTGCTGCTGCAGGATGCGCGCGTGATCCTGCTCGACGAACCCTTCACCGCCCTCGATGCCAAGACGGTGTCGGACCTTGTGGAACTGGTCCGCCGCTGGCACGGGGAGAAGCGCACCGTGATCGCGGTGCTGCATGATTTCGATCTGGTGCGCGCGACCTTCCCGCAGACCCTTCTCCTCGCCCGCACGCCGGTCGCCTGGGGTCCAACAGCGGAAGCGCTCGGCCCGGACAATCTGCTGAAGGCCCGCCGCATGGGCGAGGCGTGGAAGGACGACGCCGTCCCCTGTTCCGACGCAGCCTGA